A portion of the Phycisphaerales bacterium AB-hyl4 genome contains these proteins:
- a CDS encoding type II secretion system protein J, with amino-acid sequence MSHPQRTIPNRSRGRANRSAGFSLVELSVAIALSAVVMLALGSAMVLASRALPNADSPALASHDVGRALEQLSTDLQHALYVSERSPHAITFTVADRTGDGSPQRMRYAWSGEPGEPLTWQLDDHDPVDLLPSIDTFELSYEQQGYTRTHAGHAVEGIQTLVSSHPRPSSSSDRETSSITSSSWLGQIIRPDIPTADPDNVLYWQPTYAAYVASRPLLLPPSHWVRLVVPELDHRPSETVLAHYTQSAGLLGTSLSWRDAPFSDAPMLMPGQPVNLIIRSSNAGGTSAFVEYDINALPTGGRLRTTNGQHAWESVENNRALIHALYAIPYTVGPSQSLTRHHLTRVHVSVRATGEQHPRFNTAVHLPNRPGVFTAYWEADFRHDPTALDVNADGEPDWSVGTSSFATNNLDPNAGTWQAQQTLRTWPNHDFTEPTVVRLQLRHTSADGGAALMRLYADRRNGRVGPVGVYVHRQSDGRQTLDLISRDAFANTVTLLSLPDQPPGFLDVRLAVLPAHRSINIDVNGVNRGTYQYHRVDASNESRAVELLGWQTSHAEFKHVRITVGGGS; translated from the coding sequence ATGAGCCATCCGCAACGCACCATCCCGAACCGCAGCCGCGGGCGAGCCAACCGCTCAGCCGGCTTCTCGCTGGTGGAGCTCTCGGTCGCCATCGCGCTCAGCGCGGTGGTGATGCTCGCGTTAGGCTCGGCCATGGTGCTCGCCAGTCGGGCACTGCCGAACGCAGACAGCCCGGCGCTGGCCAGTCACGACGTCGGCCGGGCGCTTGAGCAATTGAGCACCGACCTGCAACACGCACTCTACGTCAGCGAGCGTTCGCCGCACGCGATCACCTTCACCGTCGCCGACCGCACGGGCGACGGCTCGCCGCAGCGCATGCGCTACGCCTGGTCCGGCGAGCCGGGCGAGCCGCTGACATGGCAGCTTGATGATCATGACCCCGTCGACCTGCTGCCGAGCATCGACACGTTCGAGCTCAGCTACGAACAGCAAGGCTACACCCGAACACACGCCGGCCACGCGGTCGAAGGTATCCAGACGCTCGTTTCCAGCCATCCCCGGCCATCGTCATCGAGTGATCGCGAAACATCCAGCATCACCAGCAGCAGTTGGCTCGGCCAGATCATTCGACCCGACATCCCCACCGCCGACCCCGACAACGTGCTCTATTGGCAGCCAACCTACGCGGCCTACGTCGCGTCGCGGCCACTGCTGCTGCCACCAAGCCATTGGGTTCGCCTCGTCGTGCCCGAGCTTGATCATCGACCGTCCGAAACCGTGCTGGCTCATTACACGCAATCCGCCGGCCTGCTCGGAACCTCGCTGAGCTGGCGCGACGCACCGTTTTCAGACGCGCCCATGCTCATGCCCGGCCAGCCGGTCAACCTCATCATCCGCTCTTCCAACGCCGGCGGAACTTCCGCCTTCGTCGAATACGACATCAACGCCTTACCGACCGGCGGCCGACTGCGCACCACCAACGGCCAGCATGCCTGGGAAAGCGTCGAAAACAATCGCGCCCTCATCCACGCCCTCTACGCCATCCCCTACACCGTCGGCCCGAGCCAGTCGCTGACACGCCACCACCTCACTCGCGTGCACGTCAGCGTTCGAGCCACCGGCGAACAACACCCGCGATTCAACACCGCGGTGCATCTGCCCAACCGCCCCGGCGTGTTCACCGCCTATTGGGAAGCCGACTTCCGCCACGACCCCACCGCGCTCGATGTCAACGCCGACGGCGAACCCGACTGGTCCGTCGGCACGAGCAGCTTCGCGACCAACAACCTCGACCCCAATGCCGGCACGTGGCAGGCGCAGCAGACGCTGCGCACCTGGCCGAATCATGACTTCACCGAGCCGACCGTCGTTCGCCTTCAGTTGCGCCATACCAGCGCCGACGGCGGCGCTGCGTTGATGCGCCTGTACGCCGACCGCCGCAACGGTCGCGTGGGTCCCGTCGGGGTGTATGTGCATCGGCAGAGCGACGGCCGACAGACGCTCGACCTGATCTCGCGCGACGCGTTCGCCAACACTGTCACCCTGCTGAGCCTGCCCGATCAGCCGCCGGGCTTTCTCGATGTACGACTGGCTGTGCTGCCGGCTCATCGCAGCATCAATATCGACGTCAACGGCGTTAATCGCGGCACGTATCAATACCACCGCGTCGACGCCAGCAACGAAAGCCGTGCCGTCGAGTTGCTCGGTTGGCAAACCAGCCATGCCGAGTTCAAGCATGTCCGCATCACGGTCGGAGGTGGCTCATGA
- a CDS encoding GspH/FimT family pseudopilin: protein MASGGGRPRHPTPTADASSTAAFGPDGGHHHNRHEVATRPDRYLHTALTAIGRGAQMPHRYCHNRRDAGFTLIELIMVTAIIAVVASIAAPRYTANLNRYRADAAARQVTTELMRGRAIARQTSSDYRIQFDLAHHRMFMPDTPGEHDTTPTTRLNSNPFYAELVAVDFDGTPELRFDGHGQPAHGGTITLRNGPTLRTITVHPVSGAAHIEP, encoded by the coding sequence ATGGCAAGCGGCGGTGGCCGACCACGACACCCAACACCCACCGCCGACGCGAGTTCGACTGCTGCCTTTGGGCCGGATGGAGGCCACCATCACAACCGGCATGAAGTCGCGACTCGGCCTGACCGATATCTACATACAGCACTTACAGCGATCGGGAGGGGTGCGCAAATGCCGCACAGGTATTGTCATAACCGCCGGGATGCCGGCTTTACGCTCATTGAGCTGATCATGGTGACGGCCATTATCGCCGTCGTCGCCTCCATCGCCGCGCCACGCTACACCGCAAACCTGAACCGGTACCGAGCCGACGCCGCCGCCCGGCAAGTCACCACCGAGCTGATGCGCGGCCGGGCCATCGCGCGGCAGACCAGCAGCGACTATCGCATCCAGTTCGACCTCGCTCACCACCGCATGTTCATGCCCGACACGCCCGGCGAGCACGACACCACCCCGACCACCCGGCTGAACAGCAACCCCTTCTATGCCGAGCTTGTCGCAGTCGACTTCGACGGCACGCCCGAGCTTCGCTTCGACGGCCACGGCCAACCCGCACACGGCGGCACGATCACCCTCCGCAACGGCCCGACCCTCCGCACCATCACCGTCCACCCTGTCTCCGGGGCCGCGCATATCGAACCATGA
- a CDS encoding PEP-CTERM sorting domain-containing protein, with amino-acid sequence MSIAKRWRGSVVALAMTGATLGGATFSGQEAEAATYFQTAEPVETQMTGVTSRGRAVHITPNETFTVFSIDVWARLNDHITTHFEIFRHPEGAQSNTWPGELDAATYQTHAPTFDTENAGSSNPDQYDWISFAFNYTFEAGMGYVLYWHADGATLPSEALQETSQLDQGNDPLVTVDFGISGAPPVPGSWNFYTPVFRLAIPEPTVASLMVFGGMAALLRRRR; translated from the coding sequence ATGTCGATTGCGAAACGTTGGAGGGGCAGTGTGGTTGCGCTCGCGATGACCGGGGCTACACTCGGCGGTGCGACATTCAGCGGACAGGAAGCGGAAGCCGCAACGTATTTCCAGACGGCGGAACCGGTTGAGACGCAGATGACCGGTGTTACGTCAAGGGGACGCGCCGTTCATATCACACCCAACGAAACCTTCACTGTTTTCTCGATAGACGTTTGGGCGCGATTGAACGATCATATAACGACGCATTTCGAGATATTCAGGCACCCGGAGGGCGCTCAAAGCAACACTTGGCCGGGTGAACTGGATGCGGCAACCTATCAAACTCATGCTCCAACATTTGATACCGAAAATGCAGGGTCATCTAATCCCGATCAGTATGATTGGATCAGCTTTGCGTTCAATTACACCTTTGAAGCAGGAATGGGCTACGTACTTTATTGGCATGCAGACGGTGCCACATTGCCGTCTGAAGCATTGCAGGAAACCAGCCAACTCGACCAAGGAAATGACCCGTTGGTGACGGTCGATTTTGGCATCTCGGGCGCTCCACCTGTCCCGGGCAGTTGGAATTTTTACACCCCTGTTTTTCGTTTGGCGATCCCAGAGCCTACGGTTGCATCGCTGATGGTGTTCGGAGGCATGGCGGCACTACTTCGTCGACGTCGTTGA
- a CDS encoding type II secretion system protein: protein MHTRKRQHPAGFSLIELVIVVVIIGIIGAIAIPRMSRGASGAADSALTANLSVLRNAIDLYAAEHNGTFPSLANIEEQLTDRTNAAGVAMDDGDLADFPFGPYLRTVPPLPVGANQGENGFTDDPGSAGAGWVYDEDTGTLYANTLGSERDSSNKLYRDY from the coding sequence ATGCACACGAGAAAGCGTCAGCATCCGGCGGGTTTCAGTCTCATCGAACTGGTGATCGTTGTGGTGATCATCGGCATCATCGGCGCGATCGCGATTCCACGAATGAGCCGAGGTGCTTCAGGCGCTGCGGACTCGGCGTTGACCGCGAACCTGTCGGTGCTGCGTAACGCCATCGACCTTTACGCGGCCGAGCACAACGGCACGTTCCCGTCGCTGGCCAACATTGAAGAGCAACTGACCGACCGCACAAACGCAGCGGGTGTCGCGATGGACGACGGCGACTTGGCCGACTTCCCGTTCGGCCCCTACCTGCGAACCGTGCCGCCCCTGCCGGTGGGTGCCAATCAGGGAGAGAATGGGTTTACCGATGATCCTGGCAGTGCCGGAGCAGGGTGGGTCTACGACGAAGATACGGGTACCCTGTACGCCAACACACTTGGAAGTGAAAGAGACAGCAGCAACAAGTTATACCGCGACTACTAA
- a CDS encoding metal ABC transporter permease: MGWTHFDTWIVIIGALAALACALPGCYLVLRRMSLMGDAISHAVLPGLAIAFLVTASRASWPMFIGAAAVGMLTALLSGWVERFGKVEAQAALGVVFTALFALGLILIRMAADHVDLDADCVLYGEIELAPLRTAAIAGANIPTAALVTGGMLLVNVLVLGLLYKEMKISAFDPQLATTLGINASAMHYLLMGLVAATVVSAFESVGSILVIAMLIVPGAIGHLLSDRLSVMIGIAAIVAVLSSVLGHVGAITLPPLIGFEDTRTAGMMVVAAGGLFVLAMLFGPRYGLLSRAITQLGLGLRIAQEDMLAMLYRLEEQGQQPAVVRADQLGATLDLGPMRRRLLRHRLHRSGRVTRTAEGYALTDAGRSFARDLVRTHRLWETYLDRYTGTPSDHLHVAAEQLEHATSATLQRALAERTGSPPTDPQGKHIPAPRDDTGPRA; this comes from the coding sequence ATGGGCTGGACACACTTTGACACTTGGATCGTGATCATCGGCGCACTGGCGGCGCTGGCCTGTGCGTTGCCGGGGTGTTATCTCGTATTGCGGCGGATGAGTTTGATGGGTGATGCGATTTCGCACGCGGTGCTGCCGGGCCTGGCGATTGCGTTTCTCGTCACGGCGTCGCGAGCGAGTTGGCCGATGTTTATCGGTGCTGCGGCGGTGGGCATGTTGACCGCCCTGCTCAGCGGATGGGTGGAACGCTTCGGCAAGGTCGAAGCGCAGGCGGCGCTGGGCGTGGTGTTCACCGCGTTGTTCGCACTGGGGCTGATCCTCATCCGCATGGCGGCGGACCATGTCGACCTCGACGCGGACTGCGTGTTGTATGGCGAGATCGAGCTTGCGCCGCTTCGCACCGCGGCCATTGCCGGTGCGAACATTCCCACGGCAGCGCTGGTCACCGGCGGCATGCTGCTGGTCAACGTGCTCGTCCTCGGGCTGCTTTACAAAGAAATGAAGATCAGCGCGTTCGATCCGCAACTCGCCACAACGCTGGGCATCAACGCCAGCGCGATGCACTATCTGTTGATGGGACTTGTCGCGGCGACGGTGGTGTCGGCGTTTGAGAGTGTGGGCTCGATCCTCGTGATCGCGATGCTCATCGTGCCCGGCGCGATCGGCCACCTGCTCAGCGATCGGCTGTCGGTGATGATCGGCATCGCCGCGATCGTCGCGGTGCTCAGCAGTGTGCTCGGGCATGTTGGTGCGATCACCCTGCCGCCGCTGATCGGGTTTGAAGACACGCGAACTGCGGGCATGATGGTTGTCGCAGCGGGCGGGTTGTTCGTGCTGGCGATGTTGTTCGGACCGCGTTACGGCCTGCTTAGCCGGGCGATCACGCAACTGGGGCTCGGCTTGCGGATCGCGCAGGAAGACATGCTCGCGATGCTCTACCGCCTCGAAGAGCAGGGCCAACAGCCTGCCGTGGTGCGAGCCGACCAGCTTGGCGCGACGCTTGACCTGGGGCCGATGCGACGTCGGCTGCTCCGGCATCGGCTGCATCGCAGCGGCCGGGTGACGCGCACGGCGGAGGGGTATGCACTGACCGACGCTGGCCGATCGTTTGCCCGCGATCTCGTACGCACGCATCGCCTTTGGGAAACCTACCTCGATCGTTACACCGGCACACCCAGCGATCACCTGCACGTCGCGGCGGAGCAGTTGGAACACGCGACGAGCGCGACATTGCAGCGTGCGCTTGCCGAGCGTACCGGCTCGCCGCCGACTGATCCGCAAGGCAAGCATATCCCCGCCCCGCGGGACGACACCGGGCCGCGGGCGTAA
- a CDS encoding iron chelate uptake ABC transporter family permease subunit, whose translation MPELWDDLIRTLSLRDYNTRVVVLGVSMLGLAAGLVGTFMVLRKRALLSDAVSHATLPGIAGAFLLMVVFGGTGRSLPGLLIGAAVFGVLGMLSVQAIRRYTRLKDDVALGLVLSVYFGIGVAMLGLVQEMSEAHAAGISRFIYGKAATMVGSDALTMLIMAGVVAVTCAMLFKEFGLVCFDEQYAKAQGWPVGLIDVLMMSLIVAVTVIGLQAVGLILVVAMLIIPPAAARFWTDHLLRMTLTAGAIGMVSGYLGATLSGLVPRLPTGPIIVLVATAVFVVSLLAGTRRGVVVRAMRHVRSKRRTGLQHLLRAAFEHVESAGDEPFTAEALLPQRSWSPRELTTLLKRGQRQGWLAPTHDDRWRLTDAGLRQARQVVRNHRLWELYLIEHADIAPSHVDRDADRIEHVIGEAMVEQLERTLQTRAGAATVPASPH comes from the coding sequence ATGCCTGAGTTGTGGGACGATCTTATTCGCACGTTGAGCCTGCGCGACTACAACACGCGCGTGGTGGTGCTTGGCGTGAGCATGCTCGGGCTTGCAGCGGGGTTGGTGGGCACGTTCATGGTGTTGCGCAAGCGGGCGCTGCTGTCGGATGCGGTGAGCCATGCGACGCTGCCGGGCATCGCGGGGGCGTTCTTGTTGATGGTGGTGTTCGGTGGGACGGGGCGATCGCTGCCTGGGCTGCTGATCGGCGCTGCGGTGTTCGGCGTGCTGGGTATGCTCAGCGTGCAGGCGATTCGGCGATATACACGGCTGAAAGATGACGTCGCGTTGGGGCTGGTTCTCAGCGTCTACTTCGGCATCGGCGTGGCGATGCTCGGGCTCGTGCAGGAGATGAGCGAAGCACATGCGGCGGGCATCAGTCGATTCATCTACGGCAAGGCGGCGACCATGGTCGGCTCGGATGCGCTGACGATGCTGATCATGGCGGGCGTGGTCGCGGTGACGTGCGCGATGCTGTTCAAAGAGTTCGGGCTGGTGTGTTTCGATGAGCAGTATGCGAAGGCACAGGGCTGGCCGGTGGGTTTGATTGATGTGCTGATGATGAGCCTGATCGTGGCGGTGACGGTGATCGGGTTGCAGGCAGTGGGGCTGATACTGGTGGTGGCGATGCTGATTATCCCCCCTGCCGCGGCGCGGTTCTGGACGGACCACCTGCTGCGAATGACGCTGACAGCCGGGGCGATCGGGATGGTGAGCGGCTATCTGGGGGCGACACTCAGCGGGCTGGTGCCGCGGCTGCCGACGGGGCCGATCATCGTGCTGGTGGCGACGGCGGTGTTTGTGGTGAGCCTGCTTGCGGGCACGCGGCGAGGCGTGGTGGTGCGGGCGATGCGGCATGTCCGATCAAAGCGGCGAACGGGGTTGCAGCATCTGCTGCGTGCGGCGTTCGAGCATGTTGAGTCCGCAGGCGATGAGCCGTTCACAGCCGAGGCGCTGCTGCCGCAACGCAGTTGGAGCCCGCGCGAACTGACGACGCTGCTCAAGCGAGGCCAACGGCAAGGTTGGCTGGCGCCGACACACGACGACCGCTGGCGGCTGACCGATGCCGGCTTGCGACAGGCGCGGCAGGTGGTGCGCAATCATCGGCTGTGGGAGCTATACCTGATCGAGCACGCCGACATCGCGCCGAGCCACGTCGACCGCGACGCCGACCGCATCGAGCACGTGATCGGCGAAGCGATGGTCGAGCAACTGGAACGCACGCTGCAAACGCGGGCCGGCGCTGCGACGGTGCCGGCGAGCCCGCATTAA
- a CDS encoding metal ABC transporter ATP-binding protein: MRVEPDIKSPAAVGGQYSAGDAAGAAASALSVHDLTVAYHRKPVLWDIDLEIPAGRLVGVVGPNGAGKSTLIKGALGLVPVASGKVQVFGEPYTKQRKRVGYVPQRESVDWDFPVSALEVVAMGLYGRIGWLRPVWRKHKRQALAALERVDMAEFAHRQISQLSGGQQQRVFLARALVQEAELYFMDEPFAGVDAATEQAVIRILRDLRKAGKTLIVVHHDLQSVPDYFDWLVMLNMRIVAAGPTREVFTQANLHKTYGGKLTLLSEAAEALSRQDERR, translated from the coding sequence ATGCGAGTTGAACCGGACATCAAGTCTCCTGCTGCGGTCGGCGGCCAATACTCGGCGGGTGATGCGGCGGGTGCTGCGGCGTCGGCGTTGTCGGTACACGATCTGACGGTGGCGTACCACCGCAAGCCGGTGTTGTGGGACATTGATCTGGAAATACCCGCCGGTCGGCTGGTGGGCGTGGTCGGGCCGAACGGTGCGGGCAAGAGTACGTTGATTAAGGGTGCGCTCGGGCTCGTGCCGGTGGCGTCGGGGAAGGTGCAGGTGTTCGGCGAGCCTTACACGAAGCAGCGCAAGCGCGTGGGGTATGTGCCGCAGCGCGAGAGTGTGGACTGGGACTTTCCGGTGAGCGCACTGGAAGTGGTGGCAATGGGACTATACGGGCGGATCGGCTGGCTGCGGCCGGTGTGGCGAAAGCATAAGCGGCAGGCGCTGGCGGCGCTGGAGCGGGTGGACATGGCGGAGTTTGCCCATCGGCAGATCAGCCAGCTTTCGGGCGGTCAGCAGCAGCGCGTGTTTCTTGCGCGGGCGCTGGTGCAGGAGGCAGAGCTTTATTTCATGGACGAGCCATTCGCCGGTGTGGACGCGGCGACGGAGCAGGCGGTGATCCGGATTTTGCGCGACCTGCGGAAAGCGGGCAAGACGTTGATCGTGGTGCACCATGATCTTCAAAGTGTGCCGGATTATTTCGACTGGTTGGTGATGTTGAACATGCGCATCGTCGCGGCGGGGCCGACGCGTGAGGTTTTTACGCAGGCGAACCTGCATAAGACGTATGGCGGAAAGCTGACGCTGCTCAGTGAAGCGGCGGAGGCGTTGTCGCGGCAGGATGAGCGGCGATGA
- a CDS encoding metal ABC transporter solute-binding protein, Zn/Mn family — protein sequence MLKFPRRWIVSLHVLLMMMMTVSLVGCGDGRAGDADDGRLNIVATTGMIADMVRNVVGEHAQVTGLMDEGVDPHLYRPTRSDVLRLDRANVVVYNGLLLEGQMGETLGRLQSADKHVIAVAERLDPALLMEDDEDPDEADPHVWMDVRLWSTVVEQFTEQMAEISPEHAETYRENAERYLAELAELDSYVREVIASIPEEHRVLVTAHDAFNYFGRSYDIEVRGVYGISTESEAGMHDINRLVDFVVERELPAVFAESSVTDRPVQAVIRGAHSRRHNLRLGGELFSDAMGRAGTYEGTYIGMIDHNATTIARALGGDAPERGMQGRLGERP from the coding sequence ATGCTTAAATTCCCCCGCCGCTGGATTGTCTCGCTACATGTGTTGTTGATGATGATGATGACGGTGTCGCTGGTCGGCTGTGGCGACGGCCGGGCGGGCGACGCGGACGACGGCCGGCTGAACATTGTCGCGACGACGGGCATGATCGCCGACATGGTCCGCAACGTCGTCGGCGAGCACGCGCAGGTGACGGGGCTGATGGACGAAGGGGTGGACCCGCACTTGTATCGGCCGACGCGGAGCGATGTGCTGCGGCTGGATCGGGCGAATGTGGTGGTTTACAACGGCCTGCTGCTCGAAGGGCAGATGGGCGAAACGCTCGGTCGGCTACAGTCGGCAGACAAGCATGTGATCGCGGTCGCAGAGCGGTTGGACCCGGCGCTGCTGATGGAAGATGACGAAGACCCGGACGAGGCGGACCCGCACGTGTGGATGGACGTTCGGCTGTGGTCGACAGTGGTGGAGCAGTTCACGGAGCAGATGGCGGAGATCTCCCCGGAGCATGCGGAGACGTATCGCGAAAACGCAGAGCGATATCTGGCGGAGCTGGCGGAGTTGGACAGCTATGTGCGCGAGGTGATCGCATCGATACCGGAGGAACATCGGGTGCTGGTGACGGCCCACGATGCGTTCAACTACTTCGGCCGATCGTATGATATCGAAGTGCGCGGGGTGTATGGCATTTCGACGGAGTCGGAAGCGGGGATGCACGACATCAATCGGCTGGTGGATTTCGTGGTGGAGCGTGAGTTGCCCGCGGTGTTCGCCGAGTCGAGCGTGACGGATCGGCCGGTGCAGGCGGTGATTCGCGGAGCGCACTCGCGTCGGCATAACCTTCGGCTGGGCGGGGAGCTTTTTTCCGATGCCATGGGCCGAGCGGGCACATATGAGGGTACGTATATCGGGATGATCGATCACAACGCCACCACCATCGCCCGTGCCCTGGGTGGCGACGCGCCGGAACGCGGGATGCAGGGTCGGCTGGGCGAAAGGCCTTAA
- a CDS encoding metal-dependent transcriptional regulator codes for MPSVTVENYLKQVYLEQQQVGDDLVPMGRLAAAMDVTPGTATSMVKALADAKLIDYAPRGGVRLTPEGTRLALQVLRRHRLIEQFLVEVLKLDWSEVHDEAEELEHAISDKVLAKIDELLGHPDTDPHGDPIPPATGTPRARTLTSLVDADEGRPLTIARVADQDAAFLQFADRHGLTPGASVTVTGRDPAADAVTVRPVGKRNVTLGLAAAAKILTED; via the coding sequence ATGCCTAGCGTGACCGTGGAAAATTATCTCAAACAGGTCTACCTCGAACAGCAGCAGGTCGGAGATGATCTTGTCCCCATGGGCCGCCTCGCCGCCGCCATGGACGTCACCCCCGGCACCGCCACGTCGATGGTCAAGGCCCTCGCCGACGCGAAGCTCATCGACTACGCCCCGCGTGGCGGCGTCCGCCTGACACCCGAAGGCACGCGGCTCGCCCTCCAGGTGCTCCGCCGACACCGCCTCATTGAGCAGTTCCTCGTCGAAGTGCTCAAACTCGACTGGTCCGAAGTGCACGACGAAGCCGAGGAACTCGAACACGCCATCTCCGACAAAGTCCTCGCCAAGATCGACGAACTGCTCGGCCACCCCGACACCGACCCGCACGGTGACCCCATCCCGCCCGCCACCGGCACGCCCCGAGCCCGCACCCTCACCAGCCTGGTCGACGCCGACGAAGGCCGACCCCTTACCATCGCCCGCGTCGCCGACCAGGACGCCGCCTTCCTCCAGTTCGCCGACCGCCACGGCCTGACCCCCGGCGCTTCTGTCACCGTCACCGGCCGCGACCCCGCCGCCGACGCCGTCACCGTCCGACCCGTCGGCAAGCGCAACGTCACGCTCGGCCTCGCCGCCGCCGCCAAAATCCTCACCGAAGACTGA
- a CDS encoding TVP38/TMEM64 family protein, with product MPRESKLPNHPPEHRESEADRPDDADPTVTDPTLEGTHAAPILDEAVLEVERRVVKWWHPVLALLALLAIYWIAQALDVRTLLQAMRIWAEELGAQGPVLFVAVYVLLTMLGIPGSWLTLAAGALFGSLVGVLAVIVASTTSCALSFLVARHWMRERVEKWVGQNKRFQKLNRLTERHGSAVVLVVRLLNLLPFAVVNYGFGVTRVRFRTYLLWSFLGKIPGTVIMVVGIDAIIDAIVLRQVPWGLVIIVIVMASLLALTLRTLHHRIQASAPPEDSSNNPRTR from the coding sequence ATGCCGCGAGAGTCGAAACTGCCCAACCACCCCCCCGAGCACCGCGAGTCTGAGGCCGACCGCCCAGACGATGCAGACCCGACCGTCACTGACCCGACGCTTGAAGGCACTCACGCTGCGCCCATACTCGACGAGGCGGTGCTCGAAGTCGAACGCCGTGTCGTCAAGTGGTGGCACCCCGTGCTCGCGCTGCTCGCGTTGCTGGCGATCTACTGGATCGCCCAGGCGCTCGATGTGCGAACGCTGCTCCAGGCGATGCGCATCTGGGCCGAGGAACTCGGCGCACAGGGGCCCGTGCTGTTCGTGGCTGTCTACGTCCTGCTCACCATGCTCGGCATCCCCGGCTCGTGGCTCACCCTCGCCGCCGGTGCTCTGTTTGGCTCGCTCGTGGGCGTGCTCGCCGTCATCGTCGCCTCTACCACATCCTGCGCCCTGTCCTTCCTCGTCGCAAGGCATTGGATGCGCGAACGCGTCGAAAAATGGGTCGGCCAGAACAAACGCTTCCAGAAACTCAACCGCCTCACCGAACGCCACGGCTCGGCCGTCGTCCTCGTTGTCCGACTACTCAACCTCCTGCCGTTCGCCGTCGTCAACTACGGCTTCGGCGTCACTCGCGTCCGCTTCCGCACCTACCTGCTCTGGTCGTTTCTCGGCAAGATCCCCGGCACGGTCATCATGGTCGTCGGCATCGACGCCATCATCGACGCTATCGTCCTCCGTCAGGTCCCGTGGGGCCTGGTCATCATCGTCATCGTCATGGCGAGCCTGCTCGCCCTGACCCTCCGTACCCTCCACCACCGCATCCAGGCCAGTGCCCCGCCCGAAGACTCATCCAATAACCCCCGCACCCGCTAG